Proteins encoded within one genomic window of Neodiprion fabricii isolate iyNeoFabr1 chromosome 6, iyNeoFabr1.1, whole genome shotgun sequence:
- the LOC124184517 gene encoding phospholipid-transporting ATPase VD isoform X3, whose amino-acid sequence MSESVLEAANSDNDQRASLYVFPVALQAAASGVGPSYLSAQSQPSSIQQQQQQQQQHYAGGIGGGGGHQTISGGSVSTISNNAGASQTSTMTSTGIGNPGAILASRSANSRTHARSASHGGVLATGLVTATSSAGAAARPSALKKPGHQRAFSQGQVVDVQGPHLVTGHSRVGSKTDFILPPGHREDARPPTGGKVPSFRGHSRQASRSESIYTIRRSAAPPWWRRLWARCFGPAAEEPRLRTIVPNHLVPPKTPKTQHPNGIRVDNRVRTTKYTPLSFLPRNLLEQFHRVANVYFISIVLLNWIPAINAFGKEVAMIPVIFVLGVTALKDFFEDRRRFSSDQRVNNSTCRVYVGESDRYKKVAWKDVKVGDLVHLSNNELVPADLLLLRSSDPQGLAYLDTCNLDGETNLKQRQVVRGFLDLQNSFKPSKFRSVVEVDQPSTRIYRFHGAVVHSSGSRVPVSTENLLLRECLLKNTDFVEGIVVYAGHETKAMLNNGGPRYKRSRLERQMNLDVVWCVFILVVLCLVGAIGCRLWLSGYDLQVPIPFLPDPQNPSSEGMLTFLTFVIILQVMIPLSLYVTIEMAKVVQVYHIGNDRALYDPDTDRRAECRALNITEELGQVQYVFSDKTGTLTENKMVFRRCAVGGQDYGHTGEGENLIPSIRLKEDLLIGLSRHRLQEFLILLAVCNTVVVNTSPHHDVMNSSGVIEEPHKNGAHTRYARLTESRSVTPSPPPPGTNLSPIQSSTDATATGDHAPHVKLSSCLFAYRPKLLGVSSIPGLNISILTRKTSPTQHRSSSPAHSEPPPIYEAESPDELALVLAARAYDVKLVKRTPHSALISLPDKSTLDFEILKVLPFDSSRKCMSIVVRHPHTREIVMYTKGADSTLMSSLNPNDDESTSNLASKIRQQLHSYARQGLRTLAMARRTLTLLEFETWLQRHNEAELATENRERRLRDSYASLESHLTLLGATGIEDKLQTGVPEAIAALIGAGIVVWVLTGDKPETAVNIAYSARLFSPSMQLLWLQARSKTVAETLIHGHLEAIEQEHLVDYSTDVNDADPSERVAHRIGSRRQRALVVDGKTLTFILDPRSGLTGPFLELTRLCTSVLACRATPLQKAYIVRVVKEQLGMRTLAIGDGANDVSMIQTADVGVGVSGREGTQAVMAADFAIARFPLLTRLLLVHGHWCYDRLSRMILYFFYKNATFVFLIFWFQLYCGFSGAVMIDQIYLMLYNLLFTSLPPLTLGVYDQLVAAGTLMASPQLYGRGRLGLVYQPHSFWITMADALYQSIVIFFTTEAAYHDSDVDIWEFGTTILTSCMISMLIYVAIETRSWTIIHVGSIIISLGVFFGFCLIYNTVCVNCMGLPGSYWVMQTAISRYIYWLTVIVASILAMLPRLVYRAVKTTVAPDVIQQAILESSAKNRQRQRIAGRDQEVMGLRITL is encoded by the exons ATGTCCGAGAGTGTCCTGGAAGCAGCGAACAGCGACAACGATCAGAGAGCCTCCCTGTACGTATTTCCGGTGGCATTGCAAGCTGCGGCAAGCGGCGTTGGTCCATCCTACCTATCGGCCCAGTCACAGCCCTCGTCGAttcagcaacaacagcaacaacagcaacagcattATGCAGGTGGAattggaggaggaggaggacacCAGACGATATCGGGCGGCTCGGTTTCGACGATATCGAACAACGCAGGGGCGAGTCAAACTTCGACGATGACGTCGACGGGGATCGGCAATCCCGGCGCCATCTTGGCCTCGAGGAGCGCCAATTCGAGAACCCACGCTCGATCCGCCAGTCACGGGGGTGTTTTGGCGACCGGACTCGTAACCGCGACTTCTTCGGCCGGGGCTGCGGCTCGTCCTTCGGCCCTCAAGAAACCCGGACATCAGAGGGCCTTCAGTCAAGGCCAGGTCGTCGACGTTCAGGGGCCTCATCTCGTCACTGGACACAGCCGCGTCGGTTCGAAAACCGACTTCATACTGCCTCCTGGACATCGGGAAGATGCCAGACCACCAACAGGCGGAAAGGTCCCATCCTTTCGCGGACACTCGCGGCAAGCTTCGAG ATCGGAATCCATATACACGATAAGGCGTAGCGCCGCGCCTCCGTGGTGGAGAAGACTTTGGGCAAGGTGTTTTGGACCCGCTGCCGAAGAGCCGAGACTAAGAACCATTGTTCCGAATCACCTGGTACCACCGAAAACGCCAAAGACTCAGCATCCGAATGGGATCAGGGTGGATAACAG AGTACGCACAACGAAATATACACCGCTGAGTTTCTTGCCTCGAAATTTGCTCGAGCAGTTTCACAGAGTGGCGAACGTATATTTCATATCCATTGTCCTGCTGAATTGGATTCCAGCAATTAACGCCTTTGGGAAAGAAGTCGCCATGATACCGGTCATCTTTGTACTCGGTGTAACCGCGCTAAAAGACTTCTTTGAGGACAGAAGACGATTCAGCAGCGATCAACGTGTCAACAATTCCACATGCCGAGTATACGTTGG GGAGAGCGACCGATACAAAAAGGTTGCCTGGAAGGACGTTAAGGTTGGCGACCTCGTCCATTTGTCAAACAACGAATTGGTACCTGCAGACCTTTTGCTATTGAGAAGCAGCGATCCTCAGGGTTTGGCCTACCTTGACACCTGCAATCTTGACGGTGAAACGAATTTGAAACAGCGCCAAGTTGTCAGGGGATTCTTAGATTTACAAAATAGTTTTAAACCGTCCAAATTCCGATCGGTTGTCGAGGTAGATCAACCGAGCACAAGAATCTACAG GTTTCACGGGGCCGTGGTTCATTCCTCTGGTTCCAGGGTGCCTGTTTCGACAGAGAATCTTCTTCTCAGGGAATGTCTTTTGAAAAACACCGACTTTGTCGAGGGGATCGTCGTTTATGCCGGTCACGAAACGAAGGCTATGTTAAACAATGGCGGACCTCGTTACAAG AGGTCCCGACTGGAACGTCAGATGAATTTGGATGTTGTATGGTGTGTTTTTATACTGGTCGTACTATGCCTAGTCGGTGCGATCGGCTGTCGTTTATGGCTCTCTGGCTATGATCTGCAAGTTCCTATTCCATTTCTACCAGATCCTCAGAATCCTAGTTCCGAAGGAATGCTCACTTTCCTCACCTTTGTTATTATACTCCAAGTAATGATTCCCTTAAGCCTTTACGTCACCATTGAAATGGCAAAGGTCGTGCAAGTTTATCACATTGGAAATGACAGAGCGTTGTATGATCCGGATACTGACCGCAGAGCAGAATGTCGAGCTTTAAATATCACAGAGGAATTGGGCCAg GTACAGTACGTGTTCTCAGACAAAACTGGTACTCTGACGGAGAACAAAATGGTATTCAGGCGGTGCGCTGTTGGCGGACAAGACTACGGTCATACCGGAGAgggagaaaatttaatacccAGTATTAGGTTGAAGGAAGACTTACTCATCGGTTTATCCAGGCATAGATTACAGGAGTTTCTGATACTTTTAGCAGTATGTAATACGGTTGTTGTCAATACATCGCCGCACCATGACGTTATGAATTCTAGCGGCGTTATCGAAGAACCACATAAAAATGGAGCTCACACTAG ATATGCCAGACTGACAGAGTCCAGAAGTGTCACGCCCAGTCCGCCACCGCCTGGTACGAATCTTTCGCCAATTCAATCTTCTACTGATGCTACAGCGACTGGAGATCATGCGCCACATGTGAAACTGTCAAG TTGCTTATTTGCTTACAGGCCAAAACTTCTGGGTGTCTCGTCAATTCCGGGTCTCAACATCAGTATACTTACGCGCAAGACATCACCGACACAGCATCGTAGTTCTAGTCCAGCTCATTCCGAGCCTCCTCCAATATACGAAGCTGAAAGTCCCGACGAATTAGCTTTGGTCTTAGCTGCGAGAGCTTATGATGTTAAGCTTGTGAAACGAACACCTCACAGCGCGCTAATCTCTTTGCCAGACAAGTCGACCCTGGACTTTGAGATTCTCAAG GTACTGCCGTTTGACTCAAGTAGAAAGTGCATGTCGATTGTTGTACGGCATCCGCATACCAGGGAGATTGTTATGTACACAAAGGGTGCGGATTCGACACTCATGTCATCGCTGAACCCGAATGACGACGAATCAACGTCGAATTTAGCCAGCAAAATTAGGCAACAGCTGCATTCCTACGCTCGCCAAGGTCTTCGCACTTTGGCAATGGCTCGTCGAACTCTCACTCTTCTTGAGTTTGAAACTTGGCTCCAGCGACACAACGAGGCTGAACTTGCTACTGAAAACCGGGAAAGGCGTCTGAGAGATTCTTATGCTAGTCTTGAATCTCATCTTACGCTGTTAGGCGCCACAGGAATCGAGGACAAACTTCAGACTGGTGTACCAGAAGCGATCGCCGCTCTCATTGGTGCTGGAATTGTAGTTTGGGTCCTAACTG GTGACAAGCCAGAAACAGCGGTGAATATTGCCTACTCAGCACGATTGTTTTCACCATCTATGCAATTGCTTTGGTTGCAAGCACGATCCAAAACAGTTGCAGAAACCTTGATTCACGGTCATTTGGAAGCTATTGAACAGGAGCATTTAGTTGATTATTCCACCGATGTTAATGATGCTGATCCATCGGAAAGAGTTGCTCACAGAATTGGATCTCGACGACAACGTGCCTTGGTTGTGGATGGAAAAACACTTACTTTTATTTTGGATCCAAGGTCAGGACTGACTGGTCCATTCCTTGAGTTAACTCGTCTTTGTACCAGTGTTTTAGCCTGCCGGGCTACCCCTCTACAAAAA GCCTATATCGTACGCGTCGTTAAAGAACAGCTTGGTATGAGAACTCTTGCTATTGGCGATGGAGCAAACGATGTTAGTATGATTCAGACAGCGGATGTTGGAGTTGGCGTTTCTGGGCGCGAAGGCACCCAAGCCGTGATGGCTGCGGATTTTGCTATTGCTAGATTTCCGTTGCTGACCAGACTCCTTCTGGTTCACGGTCATTGGTGCTACGACAGGCTGTCTAGAATGATTTTATACTTCTTTTACAAAAACGCCACCTTTGTCTTCCTAATTTTTTGGTTCCAG CTGTACTGCGGATTTTCGGGAGCTGTGATGATCGATCAGATATATTTAATGCtctacaatttattattcacatcTCTGCCTCCTCTGACACTTGGTGTTTATGACCAACTCGTCGCAGCTGGTACGCTAATGGCATCCCCTCAATTATATGGAAGAGGCCGGTTAGGCCTTGTATATCAGCCTCATTCGTTCTGGATAACAATGGCCGACGCACTTTATCAAAGCATAGTTATTTTCTTTACCACCGAGGCT